The genome window CTGTTATAATGCTTGGAAGAGCGAGGACgatatttaatataactccgactgtgttcgtctgaaagaagaaagtcatgtataccaaggatggcttgagggtgagttttcatttttaggtgaactgtctctttaaggttgagtgtctgcaggactctGAAGTGTTCGTATGCACTGAATGTGTGTCAGCGTGAATGACCTTTCACCCACTGAGCTCTCGTTCCCGTTCACCTCCACCGCTGAGAGCAGAGAGATCAGGTTTGACTGACCTGCAaggtttagatagatagatagttcacccaaaaataacaattctgtcatgttgttccaaacctgtgtgtttCTTTCATCCGCTGAGCACAAatgaagatactttgaagaatataggcaaccaaacagttgacggtagccattgacttccatagtacagaaataaaaatcagtttacctttttatttttaacttttctattttgaatttgcttctatttttatattttccattttcagttttattttatataaaactgaattttttttctttctttcttgtatcTATCTCTCTTGTACTTttcaattttagttaatttggtcctGAAACAAcaaggtctcatttgttaacattagtgaaCCAACAATGATGGAATATaatatacagcatttattaacctttgttaatataaaaaaggttcattaactaatgttaacagatacaGCTTTAAACCTTAGAAATGTATTGTTAAAGGTTCAGATGAACATTAgttattaagattaataaatgctgttgaagTGTTGTTGATTGTTAGTTTAAGTAGTTAATGtatttaactaatgttaacaaatgaaaccttattgtaaagcgtCACTAACACTTATTCATATTAGTTATGAATtagcttttaataaaaaaatttttgttgttgtttatattctattttttttagtattattacattttcatttcgattaatttttgatttaagttttaataattttaatacttgaacttatttaatttagatgccaaggcaacatttctaattttttaaatgcttttcatctgatatttatattttatttggtttcatctttgtttgacttcctgaaaataatttttagtagttttagttaacagtataTGCTGTTTGATTATGGCTTTTATATTCTAACCAGTGTCACATAAGAAGTAGCTAAATAAATCATGTTTGCATTATATTTAGAAAACTAAATCAAGATGTATGCTATATTAAGCTGTTTTCTTCGAAGCCTTGTTCATATGTCATGCCGTCAAGACCCTGAATAATTCAGCATCTGTGCTATTATTAGAGGTGCGTCTGTGTGACCCTTTCAGATCTTATTTGATCCAGATGTGCATCTGCAAGTCAATTGGATTTTTATGCATTAGTGATTTTGATTTCATCACAACTGTTAGATTAATACAGTGTTTGCCATTTATGGCGATGGAAATCCTGTGAATATgattacaatgaaaaataatcatggaaaaatacagaataaaatacTCAATGTTTACTAATgcgtatttttaaaatatatatattttttacattatttaatgcaCTGTAAACTAACTTGAATAATCAAGGAATGGTTGTATTTAACGTTTTAACAaggatttataaattatattttaaaaaagatgTTGTTCGTTTATAAACTACAATGCTTATAAAAGTTACTTGaagctaaataaatattaacaagaatatataatttaaaaaaaataaaaatatttttttatttcagctgcatttttctcattttcaaatagttaactttaatgtattaaaaaactaaaacaaataaaagtaatgaaaattgtatagacttattttaaaaaaaaaagtacaaaaatgcaataaatctaaaaatgcaaaatacaattattaaacaaaacaataaattaattgcCTTTTGTGCATTGTGCATGAGAATTAAGCACATTTGATGTTTTACTAGATGTTAAGTTGACTGAAatataatgtcacaatgcaaaaaatctGAATGGTCCACAAAAGCTTTAATTTTCTTCACGCTAAAAAATatcatttcttattttttccATTTCATCCTAGGGTCAAATTAGAGCTAGACTTGATCTTGACATTCATCCCTTTTTCTAGAAGACGTCTTTGCAGATTTTTTAATCGGTGTGTGATGTGTTTGACAGTGTTAGATGTTATGGTGTTGCTTTCTAAGATTTCTCTCTCGTGTCGTTCCAGGTTTGGTTGTGGCGTGTATGAATGGATCAGGTTGGCATGGGGAACGCAGAACACCAGGGGGCGCTGACGAAGGGCGAACCTCTGCCACGCCCCGCCTCCAGCCAATCAGAGGTGAGAATACTCTCTTCTGAACCGCCCACAGCAGAGAACAACCAATAAGAATGCACCATTCCATTCCAACTCTATATATTAGTTTTaatagtcattatttactcatcctcataccATTCTAAAACCATAAGACTTTATTTATGAGCATAAACCTGttttgtgtgcatgtaaatgATGCAGAGCTCTTGCATTGTGTTTCTGTGTAAATAATTGCACAATCCCCACATGAGTGCACTGTCATTGTGCTGTTAAAGATTGCAGACGTAAAAACCGCTTTGTGAGGCAACAGGAAGAACtgaagattacatttttttagttaacatttatttgttaaattaattcAATAATCCTGGCAGTCCGTGTACATATCACAGCACCTacaaaattcattttttaattaatgttgtgCCCTTAATATTTGTATTCTATAGTGACTGTTTTATAATTACAATAAGACACTTGAGAGTGCTAGAATGTGACTATTCACTGTGTGTTGTGTATATTCGCATACTAAGTGTGTCGTGTTGAAATATCATTATTTTGATCTTATTTCTAATTTTATGTGCGGTTATGAAGAAACGTGGGAAGAGTTCAAGCTCAAAATAATGTCAAGCTCTTATAATAAGAACGAGAGTCAGGAAGCTGTTATCATGatcttattttagtttagtttagtttccaTGTGGGTTGCTGACCGGCTCATTTCCAGTAAAACCATCAATCATTGTTTAACGAGAACACACATGAGCTGTTCGTGTCTGTATTAGGTCTtcagttaattgaaataaatatgacttgtgatttattattattaattcataaaagctgcaaaacagtgaaatattaggTAATATTTccactaataataatgataatatttatattaatgatatTGATGATATCCAtcctttttagatttttatttagtagtagtaataataatttattatagttattatttttatagacTTAGATATTTAATCACAAAACTTTGTCCAAATTATGCAACTAAACAAAGCAACACTGAGAGGCTTATAAAGTTTTTAGGGGCaattttacttaataataaaattaataaatataaattaatatttttttattattgtttttaattaataaattctattattttatttaaaatctatttttcaattcacatttttatctgaaaaatcccttttttttttctttttctgtcaggATCATATTAGACGTTGTTTTTCGAATCCTTCATCTTTTTATAAACCGGACAAAATCAGTTAGTGACTGAGGGATGGACCTAGTTTCTTAGTCCTCCTGAATCAGAGCTAATgtgttctctcgctctctctctctctctgtgtgtgtgtgtgtgtgtgcagggtttTAAACCGGGTCGCTCGGTCTTGAACTCTTTGCTCTCGGGGGCTCTTGCAGGAGCCGTGGCCAAAACAGCCGTCGCCCCGCTGGACCGAACCAAAATTATCTTCCAAggcaagaaacaaactcatattaACCTTCCTGGAGCGCCTGAATGAACATTGACAGATGAGTTAAAGTGTGTGAGCAGCAGTCAGATCTGTAGAGAGTCAAGCGAGAGTGGATCTAAACACCCAGGGGTGCAAACATGCCTCCTTTCAGTGGAAAGAAGCGTTTTTCAATCTTTGTGTCACttataatgtgcatttaaaaatgcaatatcaGCAGATTTGTAACGAGAGTTATTTATAAGTCTGTTGACAGCAAAAGAGAAAGCTGTGAGGTTTAACATTTTGGAAGCAGAGAAATTTATGAATATTAGtgttgtaattttactgtaaaataatcgttgttattattattattattattattattattattattattattattaaatactttattttaaagtgcaataGTATTACTGTtgtaagattttaattttttattaaacaatattaaatattatttaaataaaagcaacATTAGTATTgctgttattactattattattaatatataatataattctttattgtttgttaaatgttaaagcttggtgatataaaataatagttatataACAACAACAGTATTGTTGttgtcatcatcattattattattattattattattattattattatatactttattttaaagtgcaatagtactattactattgtaatatatttctttaaCGTAAATTCTTTTAAAGtggatataaaattatattttaataaaagcaaGATTTATTAGTtgttattttatactttattttacagtacaatagtattattactattgtaatagaattctttgtttttatttaaaatgtattctttaaaactataaaacatttgttatttattttacagtgcaataatatttaaataaaacaactaattattatatattgtattatacagTGCAATAggatttttactattttatttatattattctatattatttgttaaagttttatatatatatataatatattttcaattttacaactttaaaaaataatatttaaacatacattgttgttatgtgctttattttacagtgcagtaatattaaaataaaaacgactgtagtattattataattattattaaattttattatacaGTGCAGTAGgattattactattgtaatatatttatttattgttttaaatgatataaaatatttaaataaaataaaatatattaatagtagtagtaataaagtCTATTTAAGAATCGTATAAGGTTTGTCATCACACTAAAATTACCTTTAAACGTCCAGAACACCAGCAATAAAGAGTGATGCCGTTTGGTGCAACTCTACAGATGATTTTAAAGTAATAGACCTTATATTTGCccaataaatgatcattttgtttttgttgcttaaaaaaaaaaagcagttttaatTCCTTATCAGCTGAATGAACTCAGAAAACTGTTAAAACATCTCTTTTTCTTCTCATTTCAGTCTCGTCGAATAGATTCTCTGCCAAAGTGAGTATTTTTTTCTGCACGGTTTTGCACATTAATAGAAACGTTTGACTTGTCTGGAGCACaagtcttgagtctctggggtgtgtttgtagaaatagacaacgaTACATTGTATCGGTCACAATGATACATTTCTCTTtgaagccaaaaatcattagatattaagttaagatcatgttccatgaagatatttagtaaacttcctaccataaatatagcaaaacttaatttttgattagtaatatgcattgctaagaattaatttaaacaactttaaagatgatttttttttaaagatgataaATTGTACGGGTTGCAGGAGGCGTACAGGTTAATCTACCGCACGTATCTGAAGGACGGCTTCTTCAGTCTGTGGAGGGGAAACTCAGCGACGATGGTGCGTGTCATTCCATACGCTGCCATCCAGTTCTGCGCTCATGAACAATACAAGAGGATTCTGGGACAGTATTATGGCTTCCAGGGCAAGTGAGTGTGATTTACTCTGTGCTGCTTCACCGCTGCACGTTTAGATTGAATCATGAAGCCAAAGCTGAAGGAGATGTTGTCCTGCAGAGCTCTTCCTCCGGTGCCGCGGCTGCTAGCTGGATCTCTGGCGGGAACCACGGCTGCTATGATCACGTACCCCCTGGACATGGTCCGAGCTCGCATGGCCGTCACCCCCAAAGAGATGTAAGAGCGGTCACTTCATCACAAAACTGTAGATGATTAGACTTCAGCTCATGTTCTTCAGTGACGGCTGTCCGGCATCAATGCTGTGGATGTGAACTGAAACTGttgaaaaacatgtttattagtgaaataaagcagaaataaaatacagtatgaaTATCAGATGAAAAACATACACttgataaactaataaaaaatgagttgaagtgaaataaaataaatagaagctaattaaaataaaagtatgatAAAACAAAGCAAGTAACAAAATTacgaaaaaaaaatgcatttaattctgtattacatttattattgatattcaatatcacaatatttatatatattttttaatgatatattattttatattaaatattaagaaatactataatagtatataaataatactaaacactgcaaatgatttattattattattattattattattattattattattttcacatgtTTGTCATCTTGTCTAAATCCGCTGTCTGTTAAACATGTTTTGCTGGAGtgcaatacttttattttgttgataCTTTTAGAAAAGGATTTTAATCCTGTAAATCCAAATctagcttttatatatatatatatatatatatatatatatatatatagatatatatatatatatatatatatatatatatatgaatatgcatGCAATgggtaaaatgtaaaacatttaattcttAAGTCTTTTTAGCTTTTCTGTTTCTAATATTATGCAAAGTAGTACCATATTGTTTAATTTCCTTTATAAAATGTTCACAATGTCTTTACATGAATATGATTTTTTCCAAGTAAAATAATTAGTATGAAGTGTGATGTCACTGTGATGTCATTGTGATGTCATTGCGGCTCAGGTACAGTAACATCCTGCACGTGTTCGTCCGAATCTCTCGTGACGAGGGGCTGAAGACGCTCTACAGGGGGTTCACTCCCACAATCCTCGGCGTCGTGCCGTACGCTGGACTCAGCTTCTTCACGTACGAGACGCTCAAGAAGCTCCACGCAGGTACAGGCCTCCGCAGAGACGCCTTGCTTTCTAATAACAGACCACTTTTACTTCAGCTCTGATTTAATATCACCACACTTTTCCCATATTAACAACAATAGGCTTTACATTTctcataatatttattaatctttattaacattaaaatgagGTCGTATTAGcttaggtccattaaataatattaacagatgcgATGTTAACattcactaaaattaataaatgctttaaagtgtttttcatttttagttagaCAGTTTCTGattgtgaaaatgtatttatgtacatttattaaaatatataataaacaacatttgttaaaacattaattaaaataataaactgcaaatattatttaatggacctgagtttggaaatatttgtataaaaacgtagtaatctgaatattaattcatatttattaaaataaaataaaattatctgttaatattatttaaaggacttaacattaacaaaataaatttaatacatttaaatcatttactAAAGTACTTTcaatttttacttcattttagctcaggtccattaaataatattaacagatgcaacttttgatgtaaataatgtattaataaatgttaaaattaacattattaattttaactaatgttaagtaattaaaccttattttaaagtgttaccaaaaaaataacactttttttttttattattttattctttttttatttatatttatttattattattaatgtatattacattttatatatttaaattgtttatatatatatatatatatatatatatttcttaactgttgttattattattaatgtacattatcatttgttgttttattacattagtatatattacaaatgtttttatttaattgtcaATTTTCAACTGTTAGTTATTATGAtgtataatattgttttcttacatttgcatatatttattcCACATGTTGTGATTGAATTGTCCATGTTTGGGTTGGTGTCTGTTTCAGAGCACACGGGCCGCTCTCAGCCGTTCTCGTACGAGCGTCTGGCGTTCGGTGCGTGCGCAGGATTGATCGGTCAGTCGGCCTCTTACCCGCTGGACGTGGTGCGCAGACGCATGCAGACGGCGGGGGTCACCGGACACACCTACAGCAGCATCTCGGGCACCATGCGGGAGATCGTGAGGGAGGAGGGCGTGATCCGCGGTCTCTACAAGGGCCTGAGCATGAACTGGGTCAAAGGGCCCATCGCCGTCGGCATCAGcttcatgacctttgacctcatgcAGATCCTGCTGCGCAAACTTCAGCAGCTGCGCTACAATGCACGGTAGCAGTCAGTGGCGCCCTCTACAGGAACAGGAAGTTGTAGGAAAAAtgaacaaatgttttttgtttttttgttttttttaacctgaGCAAATGCTGCCGAGGAGGGGGATGGGAAACGCCTGGCGTCATGTGACTAGTCCAAGTTCGGTTTTTAATGCAGAAGCATATGTGCATTGAAAAATGTCTTTTGACTTGGTGTTTTGGTCTCGCTTTCCACTATAAACTTCTTAACagttataaattaaaatgcatttactcgagaaacaaaatgaagtgagtttatgcttaaaaatagaaaaaatatcagaaaaaaatctttcaaagggaaaacaaaatgGTTTTTCTTACTCCTCCTCACTTGTTTTAATCCTGAACTTGTTTCATTTTGAGAAGTTCTTTGTTGTTTTCCATCGTTTTGCTTCTCGAGTCAGTGTGTCTTGATTTGAGAAGGTGTTGGTGTTTGTTCTGGGAAGCGAGACAGAGCTGCAGGTTTAGAAACTGATTTATTGCGGTGTGTGTTTGCTGAATGTACGTGTCTCCGTCTCCTGACGTCGCTGGAAATGCAAAACTGACTTCTGGAAACagttgttcacacacacacaccaggggcTTTGTTGAGAATACACACATGCATTTGGAGTGAACCGTAGAAGTTTATCTAAATATCACTGTCATCATATCAGGGTGAGTCTCATGAAAGAGGTCAAGAACacgtccaggtcatatttcacagAATATATTCAGCTTTATTTTACATGAAGAGCATGTAGCCTGATTTAGGaacattatgtatgtgtgtgtgtgtttataaatatatatatatataattatattttttgtatattttcacaACCGTTGAGTGCTTTTCCCACAaatgatttaattatatatttaaaagtatactgTATGGTAGTAATTATAATTTACGATACATTAAAGTTGTaattaagtatataaataaatatatttaattttatatatattatttttattttttttgacaattaaaaATACACAGACCATTTTTTTCTGGTACTATTTTTTGTTCTGCGTTtaagataatttatatatatataatttttaggtAATTGTATTTACTTATACATTTTTGCATAATTTCCCCCTAAATTAACTCTAAAACCCTAGAAGTCTTTATGGTTTAGTTCATGCAGAAGATTTTATTCTCTTTCCCCTTTCAATataagggaaaaaaatatttgtttcatttattttgggCTAAATATTTGGACTcaaatgtgtttttcttcatGAGATTCACCCTTTTTATCCGTTACCGTTATTtgtgaacaggtgtgtgtgtgtgtgtgtgtgtgtggctcctAAGTGCCTGGAGAGAGAAACCAAACCTACAAGCATCAGCAGCATCTCTCACAACAGTGTTACTGAGTGCTGTAACTAACTAATGTTAAACTAGTTACACCAATAACATGTTCAGACCACGTTCGGTCTTTAATGATttgtgtgtttattcatttactaGCACAAGAGGTTTTAAAACACTCGCACTCTTCATCTCCTCTTTAGGACTCCAACAAGTGTCTGAATCCGACCGGTTTGGTCTGGTTTCTGCATCGTTTCTTACAAcagatgacttttattttgatgttttctcATCTGGTTCAGTGGCATTGAGACAGTTCGAATGTGTTTAGGACCTTTCAGGAATGTTGTAATTACTCATAAACATCGCCTGAGTCTTTTCTGAGCAAACTCAGATCACTACTATCCTGAAATCACTCTGAGCACGATGAGTATTATCCAGATGgcttttaaattgcattaaaagcGTTTTAAATGTTACCCAACATCCTAGAGGCCTAATAAAGGGCTAAGATTCGTTTGAATCGACTCAAAAGATTCGTTGTCTCGAGTCACAGATGATGCGTTTGTTCAGTGGAGTGTAAGTTCATGGCTCCATCTCTCTGTGTTTGAGTGCAGAAGTGCTGTGTGTTTTGATGTTTCGGAGCAGAATCGCTGAtatgattcattgattcattcgtTACACAGTGACTCGTGTTCCAGTGATTCATTGTTGCTGTTCCAACTGAATCGAACAAATCTTTCTCTGAAATGACTCGTTTGGAAGCACCTGACTGttgtttgtaaattaaaaagttgtGTGCCAAATGAATGTATATTAAACGAATGACGTTATAATATAGCTTTTCCTGGCAtttattcgtgtgtgtgtgtgtgtgtgtgtgtgtgtgtgtgtgtgtgtgtgtcataaagTCCTCTAGATGGCAGCAGATGAAGCTTTTTTTCTCTGCTGACACTGATTTGAGTAAAATAAACTTgcattgaaatataaaaatacaatcttAAGGTAACAAAAAAGCCTTTTTCCTTAACATACAGATGATTAAAAACAAGGAAATAATGTCTATTAATAGCCtgaaatagcagtgcaaagagtTACAATGATGTTTTGCAGAACAGAAATGGTAATTAActgtatttaatacaaaatacgacaaaagaaacacacacacacacacacaaaagagaagAAAGTGTGTGTATTATTGAGCATTCAAAACcctgtgacaacttgccccatcaCCTCTATATAACAAAGTGTAGCGCTTAGTTTATTTAGACATGTTTATTTCTATAACAAGTTGCTTTTCataaagcatgtaaaaaaaaattacagaaaaacaatacataatttattaacattaaatctaatttaaaggtTTGAGTTTGAATTCAGTCTAAAAGATTTCAGCCCCATGAagctgcattattattattattattattattattattattattattattaacagttttatttatttatttttaaaagggttAATGGAAGTtagattttaataacaaaatgaaTTGCAAATTTGAACACAAAatcagaaaaattatatatatatatatatatatatatatatatatatatatatatatatatatatgaatgtgattTTGGAAAGCCTGCACCATTTCGAACATTTTGTATAATTGATCTGAATCTGAATTATTTCCCTAGGATTTATActctttatttattgtttattttgtatcatttattaataacacattaactataacaatcattttaaaataatatacttttatttattgtgCAGTATAATGTAAAATAGTAAGATAgttataattactaataatgttatacatattatattattataaaatactgttgtttattatgtatattatttatcattaaaatatcagcaataaattaataattattgttattcattatgccgtatttaataattataataatataattgtaaaataatactatatttttataatattatacaattataataattattattattatatttttatattattattattgtactaatattatactgtacatatattcaGATTGCTCATGAATAATTTACGTCCACTGCAGACGTCCGTCTCCCTTGCGACAGTGATGAAAATTGCCTTAAAATACCATCATAATCCTTCAGTCGCTCATATAATCATCTTCTTATGCTGTGATAAGGTAAATATTCCCACTATAACTAGATATAATGTAGaattaaactgtatttaacaGTAAATGATGTCACAGTTGTGGAAACAGCTGACTGGAGGATGTCAGAAAGGGGCGTGTCCTCACTGGAgggtatatttttgtaatttaaagggCCAGTGACTCAGAATCTCCCGCAGATGAACAGAGCAGATtgcattaataatataaatgtgcttTTTGGTTTCATTTAGGTGTGACACGTTATGAATTTGAGCTGACTCTTTACTCTGTGCTCATAAAGGTATTTATTTTGGTGTATATAATAAATCTTCATGTCTTGGCTTTTACAGTGAATTATTAGAGACTCTGATCTGTCAGAATATTAAAGCAACAACAATCACCAAAACCTTCTTCTAAGGCATAAACCCTAATGTCAAACACACACCAGACAGAGCCACGTGTCAAAAGTAGAAGCTTTATTGAAGATCATCACACGTTCAGCTTTACTCGAGTTACAGCTTCACTGATACGCAGATATACTCATTACAGTATTAATTACAGAATCAGGTGAGTTTCTGAGGATCATTGCATTAATGAATCTAACATACAGCTCTGAgttttattcaaatattcatttacagATTTTATAATTCATCTAGAGACTTGAGATGAGTGTGTGAAATAGAGCTGTGCATATGTTGAAATGTGTTTAACAAAATAAAGGCATGGGCATTTCTCCAATCACTTCActtacaggaagtgacatcatcgaAGCTCATCGAAGGATCAGTTCATCTTTCACCACTTTACTGCGGAAAACAGCACAAAAACAACatcaatataatatttatatgattCATACAGGTTAAATATTATACACACTTACAAAAAATACCATTGTATTACCATTTAAACATGGGTTCCATGTActcttattgttattaataattattctgATTTATGAACTGGCTTTAAtacaatgcataaaaaataacactatgaaaaaaatatatatataatagataataAAATAGCTAACAGATCAAAACAAtgttaaactgtgtgtgtgtgtgtgagtgtgtgtgtgtctgtgtgtgtgtttgtgtgtgtgtttgtgtatgtgtgtgtttgtgtgtgtgtgtctgtgtgtgtgtgtctgtgtgtgtgtgtgtgtgtttgtgtgtgtgcatgtgtgtgtgtgtgtgtgtgtgtgtctgtctgtctgtctgtatgtgtgtgtgtgtgctgggctTCAGATTGTAAAACCCTGTCCAAAATCTTCTCAAATATGAAACAAAACTCATGACACTTAATGTGTTTTAAGTTCAGTTTGACTGAAGAATCag of Carassius gibelio isolate Cgi1373 ecotype wild population from Czech Republic chromosome A2, carGib1.2-hapl.c, whole genome shotgun sequence contains these proteins:
- the LOC127938828 gene encoding mitochondrial coenzyme A transporter SLC25A42; this translates as MDQVGMGNAEHQGALTKGEPLPRPASSQSEGFKPGRSVLNSLLSGALAGAVAKTAVAPLDRTKIIFQVSSNRFSAKEAYRLIYRTYLKDGFFSLWRGNSATMVRVIPYAAIQFCAHEQYKRILGQYYGFQGKALPPVPRLLAGSLAGTTAAMITYPLDMVRARMAVTPKEMYSNILHVFVRISRDEGLKTLYRGFTPTILGVVPYAGLSFFTYETLKKLHAEHTGRSQPFSYERLAFGACAGLIGQSASYPLDVVRRRMQTAGVTGHTYSSISGTMREIVREEGVIRGLYKGLSMNWVKGPIAVGISFMTFDLMQILLRKLQQLRYNAR